From one Solanum lycopersicum chromosome 12, SLM_r2.1 genomic stretch:
- the LOC138340252 gene encoding uncharacterized protein translates to MLEDFSHVNEGEQIREDFSPEQMMALDISQFPRYEDTVKLIVCEHYSPGSTTQQKKKLIMMPMVDYVRKQVEAVTLPSNDLRVVIKFIKKHIFTRFGTPRSIISDEGKCFINNLFKTLLAKYDIRHKVVAAYQSQMSVYVEVSDREVKKLLQKMVNAQRKEWYEKFNDALWAYMTAYKMRIGNSP, encoded by the exons ATGTTGGAAGACTTCTCACATGTGAATGAGGGTGAGCAAATCCGGGAAGACTTTTCACCTGAGCAAATGATGGCTTTGGATATCTCTCAATTTCCACGGTATGAAGACACAGTGAAGTTAATAGTGTGTGAACACTATTCACCTGGTTCAACAACCCAACAGAAGAAAAAACTAATCATGATGCCAA TGGTTGATTATGTGAGAAAACAGGTTGAGGCAGTCACTCTTCCTTCTAATGACTTAAGGGTTGTGATCAAGTTCATCAAGAAACACATTTTCACTCGTTTTGGCACTCCAAGATCCATTATCAGTGATGAAGGCAAGTGTTTCATTAATAATCTTTTCAAGACACTGCTTGCTAAGTATGATATTCGGCATAAGGTTGTTGCAGCttatcaatctcaaatgagtgTCTATGTGGAGGTGTCGGATAGAGAAGTCAAGAAGCTTTTGCAGAAAATGGTTAACGCACAAAGGAAAGAATGGTATGAGAAGTTCAATGATGCTTTGTGGGCATACATGACTGCATACAAGATGCGTATAGGGAATTCTCCCTAG